A stretch of the Halictus rubicundus isolate RS-2024b chromosome 16, iyHalRubi1_principal, whole genome shotgun sequence genome encodes the following:
- the Bgm gene encoding acyl-CoA synthetase bubblegum family member 1 isoform X2: MSAVQPIQSNGAVKGFALNEKDKMEKGTYSASHSMTGLDGPDQVLMADSRTTTEPNGRVVIKLKKEGGIHPAPPISVPGLLSKTANKYGDHTAFVTRADANGKRKTYTYREYEKLVRTVAKAFLKLGLERYHGVCILGFNSPEWIISDVAAIYAGGFAVGVYTTNSPEACQYCADNSRANIIVVEDIKQLEKIQKIKHDLPHLKAIIMYEGEPKDKDVLSWNDLIKIGESESDDKLNGVLKTVAVNECCTLVYTSGTVGNPKAVMLNHDNLVYDAQNLVDACKFENTSEVLVSYLPLSHVAAQVIDIFCCMTIAGTLYFADKNALKGSLVETLVVARPTVFIGVPRVWEKIFEKMQSVARNNGMIKSWISAWAKAQGLYYNLNKLKGTDFKHWGYLIAKWLVFNKVKAALGLDRCSVCVTAAAPLSTEIKQYFLSLDIVILEAYGMSECGGAHTLSTNDRCRLGSVGTTLAGFSTKLDNPDSSTGEGEICMSGRHVFMGYLNEPEKTAEVFDEDGWLHTGDLGTEDTDGFLYVTGRIKELIITAGGENIPPVHIEQLVLAELAALSNAVLIGDKRKYLTMLVSLKTEMNNETGEPKDNFTPDTLKWLQSIGSKATTVTELIQTRDPLVSGLLLQINYTVQQFGISMKYFFQVYKEIDQAIKRVNTKVISNAQRVQKFQILPHDFSVPTGELGPTLKLKRNVIHKMYADLIEDMYK, from the exons ATGAGCGCTGTACAGCCGATCCAATCGAATGGGGCGGTAAAAGGGTTCGCGTTGAATGAAAAG GACAAGATGGAAAAGGGAACCTACTCTGCGAGTCACAGCATGACCGGGCTGGATG GACCGGATCAAGTCTTGATGGCAGATTCGAGAACCACAACGGAACCAAATGGACGCGtggtaattaaattaaaaaaggaGGGCGGCATTCATCCCGCACCGCCGATATCGGTTCCTGGATTGTTAAGTAAAACAGCTAATAAATATGGTGATCATACTGCATTCGTAACTAGAGCCGACGCTAATGGAAAAAGGAAAACTTACACTTACAG AGAGTACGAGAAACTAGTGAGAACTGTAGCCAAGGCTTTCCTGAAACTGGGTTTAGAACGTTATCACGGTGTCTGTATCTTAGGATTTAATAGTCCAGAATGGATCATCTCGGATGTCGCTGCAATTTATGCAGG AGGATTCGCTGTTGGAGTCTATACCACGAACTCTCCGGAAGCATGCCAATATTGCGCTGACAACAGTCGAGCCAATATAATAGTGGTAGAAGACATAAAGCAGTTGgagaaaatacagaaaataaagCATGACCTCCCTCATTTGAAAGCAATCATCATGTACGAGGGTGAACCTAAAGACAAGGATGTTTTGAGC TGGAACGATTTGATCAAAATAGGAGAGTCAGAGTCTGACGATAAACTGAACGGAGTTCTGAAAACTGTCGCTGTGAATGAATGTTGTACACTGGTTTACACG TCAGGTACAGTTGGAAATCCGAAGGCTGTGATGCTGAATCACGATAACTTAGTGTATGATGCGCAGAATTTGGTCGACGCTTGCAAATTTGAAAATACCTCGGAGGTCTTAGTCAGTTATCTACCACTATCTCACGTTGCAGCGCAG GTCATTGATATATTCTGCTGCATGACAATCGCGGGCACACTGTACTTTGCTGACAAGAATGCACTGAAGGGTTCCTTAGTCGAGACCCTAGTCGTAGCAAGACCTACAGTCTTCATAGGTGTGCCCAGAGTGTgggaaaaaatttttgaaaagatGCAGTCGGTCGCGCGAAACAATGGCATGATTAAAAGTTGGATCTCTGCTTGGGCAAAGGCGCAAGGCCTCTATTATAATCTAAATAAACTGAAAGGCACCGATTTTAAGCACTGGGGCTACTTGATTGCTAAATGGTTAGTGTTTAACAAAGTAAAGGCAGCACTCGGTTTGGATAGATGTAGCGTATGCGTCACTGCGGCTGCACCTTTGAGTACAGAAATTAAACAGTACTTTCTGAGTTTGGATATTGTTATATTGGAAGCATACGGAATGTCGGAATGCGGTGGTGCGCATACTTTAAGTACAAATGATCGTTGCAG ACTTGGTTCTGTTGGTACAACACTGGCTGGGTTCAGCACGAAATTGGATAACCCAGACAGTAGTACTGGCGAAGGAGAAATTTGTATGAGTGGCAGGCACGTGTTTATGGGGTACTTAAATGAACCTGAAAAAACTGCagaagtattcgatgaagatGGATGGCTGCATACTGGTGATTTGGGCACGGAGGACACAGATGGATTTTTATATGTGACTG gaAGGATCAAAGAATTGATTATCACTGCTGGTGGCGAGAATATACCCCCGGTTCACATAGAACAATTAGTATTAGCCGAATTAGCTGCACTGAGCAACGCTGTACTAATTGGTGACAAGCGGAAATACCTTACTATGTTGGTTTCTCTGAAG ACTGAGATGAACAATGAAACAGGTGAGCCAAAAGATAATTTTACCCCAGATACCTTGAAATGGTTGCAATCTATTGGAAGCAAGGCAACAACAGTTACAGAACTCATACAAACTCGTGACCCTCTTGTAAGTGGATTGTTACTACAAATTAATTACACTGTTCAACAATTCGGTATATcaatgaaatatttctttcaGGTATATAAGGAAATTGATCAGGCAATTAAaagagtaaacacaaaagttaTCAGCAACGCGCAAAGAGTTCAGAAATTCCAAATCTTGCCACACGATTTCTCAGTACCAACTGGTGAATTAGGACCAACCCTTAAGCTTAAGAGGAATGTTATTCACAAAATGTACGCGGACCTGATAGAGGACATGTACAAGTAA
- the Bgm gene encoding acyl-CoA synthetase bubblegum family member 1 isoform X3 translates to MVILLFKDNMSAVQPIQSNGAVKGFALNEKDKMEKGTYSASHSMTGLDGPDQVLMADSRTTTEPNGRVVIKLKKEGGIHPAPPISVPGLLSKTANKYGDHTAFVTRADANGKRKTYTYREYEKLVRTVAKAFLKLGLERYHGVCILGFNSPEWIISDVAAIYAGGFAVGVYTTNSPEACQYCADNSRANIIVVEDIKQLEKIQKIKHDLPHLKAIIMYEGEPKDKDVLSWNDLIKIGESESDDKLNGVLKTVAVNECCTLVYTSGTVGNPKAVMLNHDNLVYDAQNLVDACKFENTSEVLVSYLPLSHVAAQVIDIFCCMTIAGTLYFADKNALKGSLVETLVVARPTVFIGVPRVWEKIFEKMQSVARNNGMIKSWISAWAKAQGLYYNLNKLKGTDFKHWGYLIAKWLVFNKVKAALGLDRCSVCVTAAAPLSTEIKQYFLSLDIVILEAYGMSECGGAHTLSTNDRCRLGSVGTTLAGFSTKLDNPDSSTGEGEICMSGRHVFMGYLNEPEKTAEVFDEDGWLHTGDLGTEDTDGFLYVTGRIKELIITAGGENIPPVHIEQLVLAELAALSNAVLIGDKRKYLTMLVSLKTEMNNETGEPKDNFTPDTLKWLQSIGSKATTVTELIQTRDPLVYKEIDQAIKRVNTKVISNAQRVQKFQILPHDFSVPTGELGPTLKLKRNVIHKMYADLIEDMYK, encoded by the exons ATAATATGAGCGCTGTACAGCCGATCCAATCGAATGGGGCGGTAAAAGGGTTCGCGTTGAATGAAAAG GACAAGATGGAAAAGGGAACCTACTCTGCGAGTCACAGCATGACCGGGCTGGATG GACCGGATCAAGTCTTGATGGCAGATTCGAGAACCACAACGGAACCAAATGGACGCGtggtaattaaattaaaaaaggaGGGCGGCATTCATCCCGCACCGCCGATATCGGTTCCTGGATTGTTAAGTAAAACAGCTAATAAATATGGTGATCATACTGCATTCGTAACTAGAGCCGACGCTAATGGAAAAAGGAAAACTTACACTTACAG AGAGTACGAGAAACTAGTGAGAACTGTAGCCAAGGCTTTCCTGAAACTGGGTTTAGAACGTTATCACGGTGTCTGTATCTTAGGATTTAATAGTCCAGAATGGATCATCTCGGATGTCGCTGCAATTTATGCAGG AGGATTCGCTGTTGGAGTCTATACCACGAACTCTCCGGAAGCATGCCAATATTGCGCTGACAACAGTCGAGCCAATATAATAGTGGTAGAAGACATAAAGCAGTTGgagaaaatacagaaaataaagCATGACCTCCCTCATTTGAAAGCAATCATCATGTACGAGGGTGAACCTAAAGACAAGGATGTTTTGAGC TGGAACGATTTGATCAAAATAGGAGAGTCAGAGTCTGACGATAAACTGAACGGAGTTCTGAAAACTGTCGCTGTGAATGAATGTTGTACACTGGTTTACACG TCAGGTACAGTTGGAAATCCGAAGGCTGTGATGCTGAATCACGATAACTTAGTGTATGATGCGCAGAATTTGGTCGACGCTTGCAAATTTGAAAATACCTCGGAGGTCTTAGTCAGTTATCTACCACTATCTCACGTTGCAGCGCAG GTCATTGATATATTCTGCTGCATGACAATCGCGGGCACACTGTACTTTGCTGACAAGAATGCACTGAAGGGTTCCTTAGTCGAGACCCTAGTCGTAGCAAGACCTACAGTCTTCATAGGTGTGCCCAGAGTGTgggaaaaaatttttgaaaagatGCAGTCGGTCGCGCGAAACAATGGCATGATTAAAAGTTGGATCTCTGCTTGGGCAAAGGCGCAAGGCCTCTATTATAATCTAAATAAACTGAAAGGCACCGATTTTAAGCACTGGGGCTACTTGATTGCTAAATGGTTAGTGTTTAACAAAGTAAAGGCAGCACTCGGTTTGGATAGATGTAGCGTATGCGTCACTGCGGCTGCACCTTTGAGTACAGAAATTAAACAGTACTTTCTGAGTTTGGATATTGTTATATTGGAAGCATACGGAATGTCGGAATGCGGTGGTGCGCATACTTTAAGTACAAATGATCGTTGCAG ACTTGGTTCTGTTGGTACAACACTGGCTGGGTTCAGCACGAAATTGGATAACCCAGACAGTAGTACTGGCGAAGGAGAAATTTGTATGAGTGGCAGGCACGTGTTTATGGGGTACTTAAATGAACCTGAAAAAACTGCagaagtattcgatgaagatGGATGGCTGCATACTGGTGATTTGGGCACGGAGGACACAGATGGATTTTTATATGTGACTG gaAGGATCAAAGAATTGATTATCACTGCTGGTGGCGAGAATATACCCCCGGTTCACATAGAACAATTAGTATTAGCCGAATTAGCTGCACTGAGCAACGCTGTACTAATTGGTGACAAGCGGAAATACCTTACTATGTTGGTTTCTCTGAAG ACTGAGATGAACAATGAAACAGGTGAGCCAAAAGATAATTTTACCCCAGATACCTTGAAATGGTTGCAATCTATTGGAAGCAAGGCAACAACAGTTACAGAACTCATACAAACTCGTGACCCTCTT GTATATAAGGAAATTGATCAGGCAATTAAaagagtaaacacaaaagttaTCAGCAACGCGCAAAGAGTTCAGAAATTCCAAATCTTGCCACACGATTTCTCAGTACCAACTGGTGAATTAGGACCAACCCTTAAGCTTAAGAGGAATGTTATTCACAAAATGTACGCGGACCTGATAGAGGACATGTACAAGTAA
- the Bgm gene encoding acyl-CoA synthetase bubblegum family member 1 isoform X1 has protein sequence MVILLFKDNMSAVQPIQSNGAVKGFALNEKDKMEKGTYSASHSMTGLDGPDQVLMADSRTTTEPNGRVVIKLKKEGGIHPAPPISVPGLLSKTANKYGDHTAFVTRADANGKRKTYTYREYEKLVRTVAKAFLKLGLERYHGVCILGFNSPEWIISDVAAIYAGGFAVGVYTTNSPEACQYCADNSRANIIVVEDIKQLEKIQKIKHDLPHLKAIIMYEGEPKDKDVLSWNDLIKIGESESDDKLNGVLKTVAVNECCTLVYTSGTVGNPKAVMLNHDNLVYDAQNLVDACKFENTSEVLVSYLPLSHVAAQVIDIFCCMTIAGTLYFADKNALKGSLVETLVVARPTVFIGVPRVWEKIFEKMQSVARNNGMIKSWISAWAKAQGLYYNLNKLKGTDFKHWGYLIAKWLVFNKVKAALGLDRCSVCVTAAAPLSTEIKQYFLSLDIVILEAYGMSECGGAHTLSTNDRCRLGSVGTTLAGFSTKLDNPDSSTGEGEICMSGRHVFMGYLNEPEKTAEVFDEDGWLHTGDLGTEDTDGFLYVTGRIKELIITAGGENIPPVHIEQLVLAELAALSNAVLIGDKRKYLTMLVSLKTEMNNETGEPKDNFTPDTLKWLQSIGSKATTVTELIQTRDPLVSGLLLQINYTVQQFGISMKYFFQVYKEIDQAIKRVNTKVISNAQRVQKFQILPHDFSVPTGELGPTLKLKRNVIHKMYADLIEDMYK, from the exons ATAATATGAGCGCTGTACAGCCGATCCAATCGAATGGGGCGGTAAAAGGGTTCGCGTTGAATGAAAAG GACAAGATGGAAAAGGGAACCTACTCTGCGAGTCACAGCATGACCGGGCTGGATG GACCGGATCAAGTCTTGATGGCAGATTCGAGAACCACAACGGAACCAAATGGACGCGtggtaattaaattaaaaaaggaGGGCGGCATTCATCCCGCACCGCCGATATCGGTTCCTGGATTGTTAAGTAAAACAGCTAATAAATATGGTGATCATACTGCATTCGTAACTAGAGCCGACGCTAATGGAAAAAGGAAAACTTACACTTACAG AGAGTACGAGAAACTAGTGAGAACTGTAGCCAAGGCTTTCCTGAAACTGGGTTTAGAACGTTATCACGGTGTCTGTATCTTAGGATTTAATAGTCCAGAATGGATCATCTCGGATGTCGCTGCAATTTATGCAGG AGGATTCGCTGTTGGAGTCTATACCACGAACTCTCCGGAAGCATGCCAATATTGCGCTGACAACAGTCGAGCCAATATAATAGTGGTAGAAGACATAAAGCAGTTGgagaaaatacagaaaataaagCATGACCTCCCTCATTTGAAAGCAATCATCATGTACGAGGGTGAACCTAAAGACAAGGATGTTTTGAGC TGGAACGATTTGATCAAAATAGGAGAGTCAGAGTCTGACGATAAACTGAACGGAGTTCTGAAAACTGTCGCTGTGAATGAATGTTGTACACTGGTTTACACG TCAGGTACAGTTGGAAATCCGAAGGCTGTGATGCTGAATCACGATAACTTAGTGTATGATGCGCAGAATTTGGTCGACGCTTGCAAATTTGAAAATACCTCGGAGGTCTTAGTCAGTTATCTACCACTATCTCACGTTGCAGCGCAG GTCATTGATATATTCTGCTGCATGACAATCGCGGGCACACTGTACTTTGCTGACAAGAATGCACTGAAGGGTTCCTTAGTCGAGACCCTAGTCGTAGCAAGACCTACAGTCTTCATAGGTGTGCCCAGAGTGTgggaaaaaatttttgaaaagatGCAGTCGGTCGCGCGAAACAATGGCATGATTAAAAGTTGGATCTCTGCTTGGGCAAAGGCGCAAGGCCTCTATTATAATCTAAATAAACTGAAAGGCACCGATTTTAAGCACTGGGGCTACTTGATTGCTAAATGGTTAGTGTTTAACAAAGTAAAGGCAGCACTCGGTTTGGATAGATGTAGCGTATGCGTCACTGCGGCTGCACCTTTGAGTACAGAAATTAAACAGTACTTTCTGAGTTTGGATATTGTTATATTGGAAGCATACGGAATGTCGGAATGCGGTGGTGCGCATACTTTAAGTACAAATGATCGTTGCAG ACTTGGTTCTGTTGGTACAACACTGGCTGGGTTCAGCACGAAATTGGATAACCCAGACAGTAGTACTGGCGAAGGAGAAATTTGTATGAGTGGCAGGCACGTGTTTATGGGGTACTTAAATGAACCTGAAAAAACTGCagaagtattcgatgaagatGGATGGCTGCATACTGGTGATTTGGGCACGGAGGACACAGATGGATTTTTATATGTGACTG gaAGGATCAAAGAATTGATTATCACTGCTGGTGGCGAGAATATACCCCCGGTTCACATAGAACAATTAGTATTAGCCGAATTAGCTGCACTGAGCAACGCTGTACTAATTGGTGACAAGCGGAAATACCTTACTATGTTGGTTTCTCTGAAG ACTGAGATGAACAATGAAACAGGTGAGCCAAAAGATAATTTTACCCCAGATACCTTGAAATGGTTGCAATCTATTGGAAGCAAGGCAACAACAGTTACAGAACTCATACAAACTCGTGACCCTCTTGTAAGTGGATTGTTACTACAAATTAATTACACTGTTCAACAATTCGGTATATcaatgaaatatttctttcaGGTATATAAGGAAATTGATCAGGCAATTAAaagagtaaacacaaaagttaTCAGCAACGCGCAAAGAGTTCAGAAATTCCAAATCTTGCCACACGATTTCTCAGTACCAACTGGTGAATTAGGACCAACCCTTAAGCTTAAGAGGAATGTTATTCACAAAATGTACGCGGACCTGATAGAGGACATGTACAAGTAA